The Alphaproteobacteria bacterium US3C007 genomic interval GCGATTCGATTGAAGCCAACCGTTTTACAATAGCGATCCACCTCATCGGTTTCGCGCGAGCGATTGGCCACGCAGCCCGCCAGCCGCACTTTATAATTGCTGGATTTGGCTTGAACCGCGGCGATGATCCGGTTCATCGCATAAATACTGTCAAAATCATTCGCGGTAACGATCAAGGCCCGATCCGCATGTTGCAAAGGCGCGGCAAAGCCGCCGCACACCACATCCCCCAGAACGTCAAAAATCACTACATCCGTATCATCCAGAAGATGGTGTTGCTTTAGCAGCTTCACGGTTTGACCCACAACATAACCACCACAGCCGGTGCCGGCAGGCGGGCCGCCCGCTTCCACGCATTTCACACCATTAAAGCCTTCAAACACGAAATCTTCGGGGCGCAATTCCTCAGAATGAAAATCGACCTCTTTGAGAATATCGATCACCGTCGGAACCAGGGTTCCGGTCAATGTGAAGGTGCTGTCATGCTTTGGATCACAGCCGATCTGCAGCACGCGTTTGCCAAGTTTGGAAAACGCGGCAGAAAGGTTTGAGCTGGTGGTGGATTTGCCAATCCCGCCCTTACCATAAACCGAAAACACCTTCGCGCCTTCAATTTTCATCGACGAATCTTGATGCACCTGCACCGATCCTTCGCCATCCATACCCCGCAAGGCCGGGGGCTGTCTGTCAAGTGGGCTCATGTGAGGCTCCTTTTTTGAGGGGTTACGAAAGGCATCATTCTGCTGCGATCCCTTCCATGTGATC includes:
- the bchL gene encoding ferredoxin:protochlorophyllide reductase (ATP-dependent) iron-sulfur ATP-binding protein; its protein translation is MSPLDRQPPALRGMDGEGSVQVHQDSSMKIEGAKVFSVYGKGGIGKSTTSSNLSAAFSKLGKRVLQIGCDPKHDSTFTLTGTLVPTVIDILKEVDFHSEELRPEDFVFEGFNGVKCVEAGGPPAGTGCGGYVVGQTVKLLKQHHLLDDTDVVIFDVLGDVVCGGFAAPLQHADRALIVTANDFDSIYAMNRIIAAVQAKSSNYKVRLAGCVANRSRETDEVDRYCKTVGFNRIAHMPDLDAIRRSRLKKKTLFEMDADEDIIAVQAEYIKLAETLWNGTEPLAPAPLPDREIFELLGFD